A single region of the Triticum dicoccoides isolate Atlit2015 ecotype Zavitan chromosome 2B, WEW_v2.0, whole genome shotgun sequence genome encodes:
- the LOC119364536 gene encoding uncharacterized protein LOC119364536, translating into MELRSRRCPSEQLGGGPDCISVLPDDLLLLILARLGCAGAAARTDVLSRRWRGLWPRLRQIVFRDVPYASLEAALGGVSRPPPPVSLLEFRVPDKRLPGHRRPDSAGINSLLLAAAGLEPEALVVALPSHLIGCTLVLDLPYFHRTASIVLDICSILSVPAGVEFPALETLSLSCFLPDLDSFIPCCPRLRTLRLGSLFLGVLRLNSVSLQELVVDREAGLTDHISIVAPVLRQLTMSFISSNPSIFVSAPMLEKVSWRCCYTDGSIVFGFWLLEEVLLRTAETQGQLTSLHIHFGARSLIFHGEADTITQDIEKHMIAEFSILELHLRTSGHMFGALAFHLLGSNRICTAMQKLKVILQRSAVKEKCSPDCPCESSGWRVQTISLTALEEVEINGFEGDNHELDFLKLVLRCAPMLKRMIVKLSDKASASSCRRTKLYNIFRANSSVEFYVYLSSGLMHGSQNCLST; encoded by the exons ATGGAGCTGAGATCTCGGCGCTGCCCGTCCGAGCAGCTAGGCGGCGGACCGGACTGCATCAGCGTCCTTCCCGACGATCTGCTCCTCCTCATCCTCGCCCGACTCGGAtgcgccggcgccgccgcgcgcACCGACGTTCTCTCCCGCCGGTGGCGCGGCCTCTGGCCCCGCCTCCGCCAGATCGTCTTCCGCGACGTCCCCTacgcttcgctcgaagcggcgctcGGCGGCGTCTCTCGCCCCCCTCCCCCGGTTTCCCTCCTTGAATTCCGCGTCCCCGACAAGCGTCTCCCCGGGCATCGCAGGCCCGACTCCGCCGGCATCAACTCGCTGCTGCTCGCCGCAGCGGGGCTCGAGCCGGAGGCGCTCGTCGTGGCTCTCCCCTCGCACTTAATAGGCTGTACGCTCGTCCTCGACCTGCCTTACTTCCACCGCACCGCCTCCATCGTGCTGGACATTTGTTCCATCCTCAGCGTGCCTGCCGGCGTCGAGTTCCCCGCGCTCGAGACGCTGTCTTTGTCGTGCTTCCTTCCCGACCTTGACTCCTTCATCCCCTGCTGCCCGCGCTTGCGCACGCTCAGGCTTGGCAGCCTCTTTTTGGGCGTCCTGCGCCTCAACTCTGTGTCGCTGCAGGAGCTTGTGGTGGATCGCGAGGCAGGGTTGACAGACCATATCAGCATTGTTGCCCCCGTGCTCAGGCAATTGACCATGTCCTTCATATCCTCGAATCCCAGCATCTTCGTCTCGGCACCAATGCTGGAGAAGGTCTCATGGCGCTGCTGCTATACCGACGGCTCTATTGTGTTTGGTTTTTGGCTACTAGAGGAGGTGTTACTACGGACAGCAGAGACacaaggacaactcacttcgctgCACATTCATTTTGGCGCC AGATCGCTGATTTTTCATGGTGAAGCGGATACCATTACTCAGGATATAGAAAAGCATATGATTGCTGAGTTTTCTATTTTGGAACTACATCTCCGAACAAGTGGACATATGTTTGGAGCACTCGCGTTTCATCTCCTAGGGAGTAATCGAATTTGTACTGCTATGCAGAAGCTTAAGGTCATCCTACAGAGATCAGCG GTGAAAGAAAAATGCTCACCAGATTGTCCATGTGAGTCCTCGGGCTGGAGAGTCCAAACTATCTCCTTGACTGCTCTCGAAGAAGTGGAGATCAACGGCTTTGAAGGAGACAATCATGAGCTTGATTTCTTGAAACTGGTACTCAGATGTGCGCCAATGCTTAAAAGAATGATTGTGAAGCTGTCAGATAAGGCCTCAGCAAGTAGCTGTAGACGAACAAAACTATACAACATCTTCAGGGCCAATTCATCTGTGGAATTCTATGTCTATCTTAGCTCCG GGCTAATGCACGGTAGCCAAAATTGCCTGTCTACTTGA